One genomic window of Paenibacillus xylanilyticus includes the following:
- a CDS encoding DUF6254 family protein produces the protein MARQKKRQEAAWKSRKQEQHPHGKIRSLKELSSEYEEKHTTS, from the coding sequence ATGGCTCGCCAGAAGAAAAGGCAGGAAGCTGCTTGGAAGTCACGAAAGCAAGAACAGCATCCTCATGGTAAAATCAGATCGCTTAAAGAATTATCAAGCGAATATGAAGAGAAGCATACTACGAGTTAA
- a CDS encoding SDR family NAD(P)-dependent oxidoreductase, protein MGKLQDKVAVITGGASGIGAATARLFVSEGAKVVLVDLNEEKGTAFEQELKALNAEALFIKANITSEQEVAEIFKQTVEAFGKVDIVFNNAGIGRVHPSHELDYAEWRNTVNVDLDGVFLVARESIREMLKIGGGTIVNTASMYGWVGSPGSAAYNAAKGGVVNLTRSLALEYAEKNIRVNALCPGFIDTPIIPEESKQALSAATPMKRLGQAEEMAKAVLFLASDDSSYMTGNSLIVDGGYTAQ, encoded by the coding sequence ATGGGCAAACTACAAGACAAAGTGGCAGTGATCACAGGAGGAGCATCCGGAATTGGTGCAGCGACAGCTCGTCTATTCGTTTCCGAAGGAGCCAAAGTCGTCCTGGTGGACTTGAATGAAGAGAAAGGCACAGCGTTTGAGCAGGAGCTGAAAGCGCTTAACGCTGAAGCTCTATTTATCAAAGCCAACATCACAAGCGAACAAGAGGTTGCTGAGATTTTCAAACAAACCGTAGAAGCATTCGGCAAAGTGGACATCGTATTCAACAACGCAGGAATCGGACGTGTTCATCCGTCGCACGAGCTGGACTATGCCGAGTGGCGTAATACGGTTAATGTCGATCTGGACGGAGTATTCCTGGTTGCACGTGAATCCATTCGTGAAATGCTCAAAATCGGTGGAGGCACAATCGTTAACACGGCATCCATGTATGGATGGGTTGGTTCACCTGGTTCTGCAGCCTACAATGCAGCCAAAGGCGGCGTTGTGAATTTGACTCGTTCGCTGGCGCTGGAATATGCAGAGAAAAACATTCGCGTCAACGCACTATGCCCAGGTTTTATCGATACACCGATTATTCCTGAAGAGAGCAAACAGGCCCTCTCGGCAGCAACACCGATGAAACGTCTTGGTCAAGCGGAAGAAATGGCTAAAGCCGTTCTGTTCCTGGCCAGCGATGATTCGTCTTACATGACAGGAAACAGCCTGATCGTAGATGGCGGATACACTGCTCAATAA
- a CDS encoding TetR/AcrR family transcriptional regulator gives MSPRNIEKDLQQREKRINHILDSALEIIALKGIGSVSINHIATASGMSIGNMYHYFKSKDEIISELLRRGQTRYGEHVSQLAEQPGDALSKLLLLSESWLALENNWAYTILIHTARLSESSSEEIRREVTERFTNNLGPVASIMEQGQQEGLIVGGVPVELAYYFVSLIQGLTLQKMPGAEVPIRAQAKSIVSLFAARHID, from the coding sequence ATGTCACCAAGAAACATAGAAAAAGATCTCCAGCAACGGGAAAAAAGGATCAACCACATCCTTGATTCCGCATTGGAGATTATCGCACTTAAAGGAATCGGTTCAGTAAGCATCAACCATATCGCAACGGCTTCGGGAATGAGTATTGGCAATATGTATCATTACTTCAAATCCAAAGATGAGATTATCAGCGAACTTCTGAGAAGAGGCCAGACCCGTTACGGCGAACATGTCTCCCAACTTGCCGAGCAACCAGGCGATGCTTTGAGCAAGCTTTTACTTCTGTCTGAGTCATGGCTAGCATTAGAAAACAATTGGGCATATACGATCCTTATCCATACGGCACGTCTTTCGGAAAGCTCCTCCGAAGAAATTCGGCGAGAAGTTACAGAACGATTTACGAATAACCTTGGTCCTGTAGCCAGCATTATGGAGCAGGGGCAGCAGGAAGGATTGATTGTAGGTGGTGTTCCCGTGGAGCTTGCCTATTATTTTGTGAGTTTAATTCAAGGGCTGACGCTGCAGAAAATGCCAGGTGCTGAAGTACCGATCCGTGCGCAGGCAAAATCGATTGTCTCATTATTTGCTGCAAGACACATCGATTAA